A portion of the Scleropages formosus chromosome 13, fSclFor1.1, whole genome shotgun sequence genome contains these proteins:
- the trpc7b gene encoding short transient receptor potential channel 7b isoform X1 encodes MHRRHTTLREKGRRQAVRGPAYMFNERGTSLTVEEERFLDAAEYGNIPVVRKMLEESKTLNVNCVDYMGQNALQLAVGNEHLEVTELLLRREGLARVGDALLLAISKGYVRIVEAILGHPAFAGGLERELRDDDFYAYDEDGTRFSHDVTPLVLAAHCQEYEIVHILLRRGARIEKPHDYFCKCTECSARQRRDPFSHSRSRMNAYKGLASPAYLALSSPDPVLTALELSNELARLANIETEFKNEYRKLSMQCKDFVVGVLDLCRDTEEVEAILNGDVDHQPTREHHRPCLSRVKLAIKYEVKKFVAHPNCQQQLLTIWYENLSGLRQQSIGVKCWTVLGVTVGLPFLAIAYWIMPCSKLGQILRSPFMKFVAHAVSFTIFLGLLVLNASDRFEGVKTLPNETVTDHPRQIFRVKTTQFTWTEMLIMKWVLGMIWSECKEIWADGPREYVMHLWNVLDFGMLSIFVASFTARFMAFLKASNAQLYVDLHVPNSDLSNASLPADVAYFTYARNKWRPSDPQLISEGLYAIAVVLSFSRIAYILPANESFGPLQISLGRTVKDIFKFMVIFIMVFVAFMIGMFNLYSYYLGAKYNPAFTTVEESFKTLFWSIFGLSEVISVVLKYDHKFIENIGYVLYGVYNVTMVVVLLNMLIAMINNSYQEIEEDADVEWKFARSKLWLSYFDEGRTLPAPFNLVPSPKSFYYLVQRSKQCVVRLCKAKARGHDSEVEMGMLNSRSKVRGQGSRAHPRALDDLQVKKPIKHPTRYQKIMKRLIKRYVLRAQVDRENDEVNEGELKEIKQDISSLRYELLEEKSQATGELASLIQQLSDRFGRDTKQP; translated from the exons ATGCACCGCCGTCACACCACGCTGAGGGAGAAGGGCCGTCGGCAAGCCGTCCGCGGCCCAGCCTACATGTTCAACGAGCGTGGCACCAGCCTGACGGTAGAGGAGGAACGCTTCCTGGATGCTGCGGAGTATGGCAATATCCCTGTGGTGCGCAAGATGCTAGAGGAATCCAAGACGCTCAACGTCAACTGCGTGGACTACATGGGTCAGAATGCTCTGCAGCTGGCTGTGGGCAATGAGCACCTGGAGgtgacagagctgctgctgcggAGGGAAGGGTTGGCACGAGTCGGTGACGCTCTGCTGCTGGCCATCAGCAAGGGCTACGTGCGCATTGTGGAAGCCATCCTGGGCCACCCTGCCTTTGCCGGGGGCCTGGAGAGGGAGCTGCGCGATGACGACTTCTACGCCTACGATGAGGACGGCACACGCTTCTCACATGATGTGACTCCCCTGGTGCTGGCGGCACACTGCCAAGAGTACGAGATCGTGCACATCCTGCTACGGAGGGGCGCACGCATCGAGAAGCCCCACGACTACTTCTGCAAGTGTACCGAGTGCAGCGCCCGGCAGCGGCGTGACCCCTTCAGCCACTCGCGGTCCCGCATGAATGCTTACAAGGGCCTGGCCAGCCCTGCGTACCTAGCGCTGTCTAGTCCCGACCCCGTGCTTACTGCCCTGGAGCTGAGCAATGAGTTGGCGCGGCTTGCCAATATCGAGACCGAATTCAAG AATGAGTACCGCAAGCTTTCCATGCAGTGTAAGGACTTTGTGGTGGGAGTGCTGGACCTGTGCCGGGACACAGAGGAGGTAGAGGCCATACTGAATGGCGATGTGGACCACCAACCAACTAGAGAGCACCACCGCCCCTGCCTCAGCCGTGTCAAGCTTGCCATCAAATATGAGGTCAAAAAG tttgtaGCGCATCCCAACTGccagcagcagcttctcaccATCTGGTACGAGAACCTGTCAGGGCTACGGCAGCAGTCCATCGGGGTCAAGTGCTGGACCGTGCTCGGAGTTACCGTGGGCCTTCCGTTCCTGGCCATCGCCTACTGGATCATGCCCTGCAGCAAG TTGGGTCAGATCCTCCGTAGCCCGTTCATGAAGTTTGTGGCCCATGCGGTGTCCTTCACCATCTTCTTGGGCCTCCTGGTGCTCAACGCGTCGGACCGCTTCGAGGGGGTCAAGACCCTGCCCAACGAGACAGTTACTGACCACCCGCGACAAATCTTCCGAGTTAAAACCACCCAGTTCACCTGGACCGAGATGCTCATCATGAAATGGGTCCTGG gAATGATCTGGTCGGAGTGTAAGGAGATCTGGGCAGACGGGCCACGGGAGTATGTGATGCACCTATGGAACGTGTTGGACTTTGGCATGCTCTCCATCTTCGTGGCGTCCTTCACGGCTCGGTTTATGGCTTTTCTGAAGGCCTCCAATGCCCAGCTCTATGTGGACTTGCACGTTCCCAACAGCGACCTGAGCAACGCCTCCCTGCCGGCTGATGTGGCCTACTTCACCTACG CAAGGAACAAATGGCGACCCTCGGACCCCCAGCTGATCTCAGAGGGCCTGTATGCCATCGCGGTGGTACTGAGTTTCTCTCGCATTGCCTACATCCTACCTGCCAATGAGAGCTTTGGCCCCCTGCAGATCTCCCTGGGCCGCACCGTTAAAGACATCTTCAAGTTCATGGTCATCTTCATCATGGTGTTCGTGGCGTTCATGATCGGCATGTTCAACTTGTACTCCTACTACCTGGGGGCCAAGTACAACCCAGCCTTCACCAC TGTGGAGGAGAGCTTTAAGACGCTGTTCTGGTCCATCTTCGGCCTGTCGGAAGTCATCTCCGTGGTCCTCAAGTACGACCACAAGTTCATTGAGAACATCGGCTATGTGCTGTATGGGGTATACAACGTGACTATGGTGGTCGTTCTGCTCAACATGCTCATCGCCATGATCAACAACTCCTACCAGGAGATTGAG GAGGATGCTGACGTGGAGTGGAAGTTTGCCCGCTCCAAGCTCTGGCTGTCTTACTTCGACGAAGGCCGTACCCTCCCAGCCCCCTTCAATCTGGTGCCCAGCCCCAAGTCCTTCTACTACCTGGTCCAGCGGTCCAAGCAGTGTGTGGTGAGACTGTGCAAGGCCAAGGCCAGGGGGCATGACAGCGAGGTGGAGATGGGCATGCTCAACTCGCGCTCCAAGGTGAGAGGTCAGGGGTCAAG AGCGCACCCCAGAGCCCTAGATGACCTACAAGTGAAAAAACCCATCAAGCACCCAACCAGATACCAG AAAATCATGAAACGGCTCATTAAGCGCTATGTGCTGAGAGCCCAGGTGGACAGAGAGAATGATGAAGTCAATGAAG GCGAGCTGAAGGAAATCAAGCAGGACATCTCCAGCCTCCGCTATGAGCTCCTGGAGGAGAAGTCCCAGGCCACGGGTGAACTGGCCAGCctcatccagcagctcagcGACAGGTTCGGGAGAGACACCAAGCAGCCATGA
- the trpc7b gene encoding short transient receptor potential channel 7b isoform X3 codes for MMHRRHTTLREKGRRQAVRGPAYMFNERGTSLTVEEERFLDAAEYGNIPVVRKMLEESKTLNVNCVDYMGQNALQLAVGNEHLEVTELLLRREGLARVGDALLLAISKGYVRIVEAILGHPAFAGGLERELRDDDFYAYDEDGTRFSHDVTPLVLAAHCQEYEIVHILLRRGARIEKPHDYFCKCTECSARQRRDPFSHSRSRMNAYKGLASPAYLALSSPDPVLTALELSNELARLANIETEFKNEYRKLSMQCKDFVVGVLDLCRDTEEVEAILNGDVDHQPTREHHRPCLSRVKLAIKYEVKKFVAHPNCQQQLLTIWYENLSGLRQQSIGVKCWTVLGVTVGLPFLAIAYWIMPCSKLGQILRSPFMKFVAHAVSFTIFLGLLVLNASDRFEGVKTLPNETVTDHPRQIFRVKTTQFTWTEMLIMKWVLGMIWSECKEIWADGPREYVMHLWNVLDFGMLSIFVASFTARFMAFLKASNAQLYVDLHVPNSDLSNASLPADVAYFTYARNKWRPSDPQLISEGLYAIAVVLSFSRIAYILPANESFGPLQISLGRTVKDIFKFMVIFIMVFVAFMIGMFNLYSYYLGAKYNPAFTTVEESFKTLFWSIFGLSEVISVVLKYDHKFIENIGYVLYGVYNVTMVVVLLNMLIAMINNSYQEIEEDADVEWKFARSKLWLSYFDEGRTLPAPFNLVPSPKSFYYLVQRSKQCVVRLCKAKARGHDSEVEMGMLNSRSKDRIRAHPRALDDLQVKKPIKHPTRYQKIMKRLIKRYVLRAQVDRENDEVNEGELKEIKQDISSLRYELLEEKSQATGELASLIQQLSDRFGRDTKQP; via the exons ATGATGCACCGCCGTCACACCACGCTGAGGGAGAAGGGCCGTCGGCAAGCCGTCCGCGGCCCAGCCTACATGTTCAACGAGCGTGGCACCAGCCTGACGGTAGAGGAGGAACGCTTCCTGGATGCTGCGGAGTATGGCAATATCCCTGTGGTGCGCAAGATGCTAGAGGAATCCAAGACGCTCAACGTCAACTGCGTGGACTACATGGGTCAGAATGCTCTGCAGCTGGCTGTGGGCAATGAGCACCTGGAGgtgacagagctgctgctgcggAGGGAAGGGTTGGCACGAGTCGGTGACGCTCTGCTGCTGGCCATCAGCAAGGGCTACGTGCGCATTGTGGAAGCCATCCTGGGCCACCCTGCCTTTGCCGGGGGCCTGGAGAGGGAGCTGCGCGATGACGACTTCTACGCCTACGATGAGGACGGCACACGCTTCTCACATGATGTGACTCCCCTGGTGCTGGCGGCACACTGCCAAGAGTACGAGATCGTGCACATCCTGCTACGGAGGGGCGCACGCATCGAGAAGCCCCACGACTACTTCTGCAAGTGTACCGAGTGCAGCGCCCGGCAGCGGCGTGACCCCTTCAGCCACTCGCGGTCCCGCATGAATGCTTACAAGGGCCTGGCCAGCCCTGCGTACCTAGCGCTGTCTAGTCCCGACCCCGTGCTTACTGCCCTGGAGCTGAGCAATGAGTTGGCGCGGCTTGCCAATATCGAGACCGAATTCAAG AATGAGTACCGCAAGCTTTCCATGCAGTGTAAGGACTTTGTGGTGGGAGTGCTGGACCTGTGCCGGGACACAGAGGAGGTAGAGGCCATACTGAATGGCGATGTGGACCACCAACCAACTAGAGAGCACCACCGCCCCTGCCTCAGCCGTGTCAAGCTTGCCATCAAATATGAGGTCAAAAAG tttgtaGCGCATCCCAACTGccagcagcagcttctcaccATCTGGTACGAGAACCTGTCAGGGCTACGGCAGCAGTCCATCGGGGTCAAGTGCTGGACCGTGCTCGGAGTTACCGTGGGCCTTCCGTTCCTGGCCATCGCCTACTGGATCATGCCCTGCAGCAAG TTGGGTCAGATCCTCCGTAGCCCGTTCATGAAGTTTGTGGCCCATGCGGTGTCCTTCACCATCTTCTTGGGCCTCCTGGTGCTCAACGCGTCGGACCGCTTCGAGGGGGTCAAGACCCTGCCCAACGAGACAGTTACTGACCACCCGCGACAAATCTTCCGAGTTAAAACCACCCAGTTCACCTGGACCGAGATGCTCATCATGAAATGGGTCCTGG gAATGATCTGGTCGGAGTGTAAGGAGATCTGGGCAGACGGGCCACGGGAGTATGTGATGCACCTATGGAACGTGTTGGACTTTGGCATGCTCTCCATCTTCGTGGCGTCCTTCACGGCTCGGTTTATGGCTTTTCTGAAGGCCTCCAATGCCCAGCTCTATGTGGACTTGCACGTTCCCAACAGCGACCTGAGCAACGCCTCCCTGCCGGCTGATGTGGCCTACTTCACCTACG CAAGGAACAAATGGCGACCCTCGGACCCCCAGCTGATCTCAGAGGGCCTGTATGCCATCGCGGTGGTACTGAGTTTCTCTCGCATTGCCTACATCCTACCTGCCAATGAGAGCTTTGGCCCCCTGCAGATCTCCCTGGGCCGCACCGTTAAAGACATCTTCAAGTTCATGGTCATCTTCATCATGGTGTTCGTGGCGTTCATGATCGGCATGTTCAACTTGTACTCCTACTACCTGGGGGCCAAGTACAACCCAGCCTTCACCAC TGTGGAGGAGAGCTTTAAGACGCTGTTCTGGTCCATCTTCGGCCTGTCGGAAGTCATCTCCGTGGTCCTCAAGTACGACCACAAGTTCATTGAGAACATCGGCTATGTGCTGTATGGGGTATACAACGTGACTATGGTGGTCGTTCTGCTCAACATGCTCATCGCCATGATCAACAACTCCTACCAGGAGATTGAG GAGGATGCTGACGTGGAGTGGAAGTTTGCCCGCTCCAAGCTCTGGCTGTCTTACTTCGACGAAGGCCGTACCCTCCCAGCCCCCTTCAATCTGGTGCCCAGCCCCAAGTCCTTCTACTACCTGGTCCAGCGGTCCAAGCAGTGTGTGGTGAGACTGTGCAAGGCCAAGGCCAGGGGGCATGACAGCGAGGTGGAGATGGGCATGCTCAACTCGCGCTCCAAG GATCGAATCAGAGCGCACCCCAGAGCCCTAGATGACCTACAAGTGAAAAAACCCATCAAGCACCCAACCAGATACCAG AAAATCATGAAACGGCTCATTAAGCGCTATGTGCTGAGAGCCCAGGTGGACAGAGAGAATGATGAAGTCAATGAAG GCGAGCTGAAGGAAATCAAGCAGGACATCTCCAGCCTCCGCTATGAGCTCCTGGAGGAGAAGTCCCAGGCCACGGGTGAACTGGCCAGCctcatccagcagctcagcGACAGGTTCGGGAGAGACACCAAGCAGCCATGA
- the trpc7b gene encoding short transient receptor potential channel 7b isoform X2 produces the protein MHRRHTTLREKGRRQAVRGPAYMFNERGTSLTVEEERFLDAAEYGNIPVVRKMLEESKTLNVNCVDYMGQNALQLAVGNEHLEVTELLLRREGLARVGDALLLAISKGYVRIVEAILGHPAFAGGLERELRDDDFYAYDEDGTRFSHDVTPLVLAAHCQEYEIVHILLRRGARIEKPHDYFCKCTECSARQRRDPFSHSRSRMNAYKGLASPAYLALSSPDPVLTALELSNELARLANIETEFKNEYRKLSMQCKDFVVGVLDLCRDTEEVEAILNGDVDHQPTREHHRPCLSRVKLAIKYEVKKFVAHPNCQQQLLTIWYENLSGLRQQSIGVKCWTVLGVTVGLPFLAIAYWIMPCSKLGQILRSPFMKFVAHAVSFTIFLGLLVLNASDRFEGVKTLPNETVTDHPRQIFRVKTTQFTWTEMLIMKWVLGMIWSECKEIWADGPREYVMHLWNVLDFGMLSIFVASFTARFMAFLKASNAQLYVDLHVPNSDLSNASLPADVAYFTYARNKWRPSDPQLISEGLYAIAVVLSFSRIAYILPANESFGPLQISLGRTVKDIFKFMVIFIMVFVAFMIGMFNLYSYYLGAKYNPAFTTVEESFKTLFWSIFGLSEVISVVLKYDHKFIENIGYVLYGVYNVTMVVVLLNMLIAMINNSYQEIEEDADVEWKFARSKLWLSYFDEGRTLPAPFNLVPSPKSFYYLVQRSKQCVVRLCKAKARGHDSEVEMGMLNSRSKLFRIYYTPAHPRALDDLQVKKPIKHPTRYQKIMKRLIKRYVLRAQVDRENDEVNEGELKEIKQDISSLRYELLEEKSQATGELASLIQQLSDRFGRDTKQP, from the exons ATGCACCGCCGTCACACCACGCTGAGGGAGAAGGGCCGTCGGCAAGCCGTCCGCGGCCCAGCCTACATGTTCAACGAGCGTGGCACCAGCCTGACGGTAGAGGAGGAACGCTTCCTGGATGCTGCGGAGTATGGCAATATCCCTGTGGTGCGCAAGATGCTAGAGGAATCCAAGACGCTCAACGTCAACTGCGTGGACTACATGGGTCAGAATGCTCTGCAGCTGGCTGTGGGCAATGAGCACCTGGAGgtgacagagctgctgctgcggAGGGAAGGGTTGGCACGAGTCGGTGACGCTCTGCTGCTGGCCATCAGCAAGGGCTACGTGCGCATTGTGGAAGCCATCCTGGGCCACCCTGCCTTTGCCGGGGGCCTGGAGAGGGAGCTGCGCGATGACGACTTCTACGCCTACGATGAGGACGGCACACGCTTCTCACATGATGTGACTCCCCTGGTGCTGGCGGCACACTGCCAAGAGTACGAGATCGTGCACATCCTGCTACGGAGGGGCGCACGCATCGAGAAGCCCCACGACTACTTCTGCAAGTGTACCGAGTGCAGCGCCCGGCAGCGGCGTGACCCCTTCAGCCACTCGCGGTCCCGCATGAATGCTTACAAGGGCCTGGCCAGCCCTGCGTACCTAGCGCTGTCTAGTCCCGACCCCGTGCTTACTGCCCTGGAGCTGAGCAATGAGTTGGCGCGGCTTGCCAATATCGAGACCGAATTCAAG AATGAGTACCGCAAGCTTTCCATGCAGTGTAAGGACTTTGTGGTGGGAGTGCTGGACCTGTGCCGGGACACAGAGGAGGTAGAGGCCATACTGAATGGCGATGTGGACCACCAACCAACTAGAGAGCACCACCGCCCCTGCCTCAGCCGTGTCAAGCTTGCCATCAAATATGAGGTCAAAAAG tttgtaGCGCATCCCAACTGccagcagcagcttctcaccATCTGGTACGAGAACCTGTCAGGGCTACGGCAGCAGTCCATCGGGGTCAAGTGCTGGACCGTGCTCGGAGTTACCGTGGGCCTTCCGTTCCTGGCCATCGCCTACTGGATCATGCCCTGCAGCAAG TTGGGTCAGATCCTCCGTAGCCCGTTCATGAAGTTTGTGGCCCATGCGGTGTCCTTCACCATCTTCTTGGGCCTCCTGGTGCTCAACGCGTCGGACCGCTTCGAGGGGGTCAAGACCCTGCCCAACGAGACAGTTACTGACCACCCGCGACAAATCTTCCGAGTTAAAACCACCCAGTTCACCTGGACCGAGATGCTCATCATGAAATGGGTCCTGG gAATGATCTGGTCGGAGTGTAAGGAGATCTGGGCAGACGGGCCACGGGAGTATGTGATGCACCTATGGAACGTGTTGGACTTTGGCATGCTCTCCATCTTCGTGGCGTCCTTCACGGCTCGGTTTATGGCTTTTCTGAAGGCCTCCAATGCCCAGCTCTATGTGGACTTGCACGTTCCCAACAGCGACCTGAGCAACGCCTCCCTGCCGGCTGATGTGGCCTACTTCACCTACG CAAGGAACAAATGGCGACCCTCGGACCCCCAGCTGATCTCAGAGGGCCTGTATGCCATCGCGGTGGTACTGAGTTTCTCTCGCATTGCCTACATCCTACCTGCCAATGAGAGCTTTGGCCCCCTGCAGATCTCCCTGGGCCGCACCGTTAAAGACATCTTCAAGTTCATGGTCATCTTCATCATGGTGTTCGTGGCGTTCATGATCGGCATGTTCAACTTGTACTCCTACTACCTGGGGGCCAAGTACAACCCAGCCTTCACCAC TGTGGAGGAGAGCTTTAAGACGCTGTTCTGGTCCATCTTCGGCCTGTCGGAAGTCATCTCCGTGGTCCTCAAGTACGACCACAAGTTCATTGAGAACATCGGCTATGTGCTGTATGGGGTATACAACGTGACTATGGTGGTCGTTCTGCTCAACATGCTCATCGCCATGATCAACAACTCCTACCAGGAGATTGAG GAGGATGCTGACGTGGAGTGGAAGTTTGCCCGCTCCAAGCTCTGGCTGTCTTACTTCGACGAAGGCCGTACCCTCCCAGCCCCCTTCAATCTGGTGCCCAGCCCCAAGTCCTTCTACTACCTGGTCCAGCGGTCCAAGCAGTGTGTGGTGAGACTGTGCAAGGCCAAGGCCAGGGGGCATGACAGCGAGGTGGAGATGGGCATGCTCAACTCGCGCTCCAAG ctctttcgtaTTTATTACACACC AGCGCACCCCAGAGCCCTAGATGACCTACAAGTGAAAAAACCCATCAAGCACCCAACCAGATACCAG AAAATCATGAAACGGCTCATTAAGCGCTATGTGCTGAGAGCCCAGGTGGACAGAGAGAATGATGAAGTCAATGAAG GCGAGCTGAAGGAAATCAAGCAGGACATCTCCAGCCTCCGCTATGAGCTCCTGGAGGAGAAGTCCCAGGCCACGGGTGAACTGGCCAGCctcatccagcagctcagcGACAGGTTCGGGAGAGACACCAAGCAGCCATGA